The following coding sequences are from one Arthrobacter sp. PvP023 window:
- a CDS encoding tRNA (adenine-N1)-methyltransferase — protein sequence MSSETAANNITRGDTADAAGTTGVVPVGAARRRGPFREGERVQLTDERGRMNTITLEAGGAFHTHRGFLNHDEIIGQADGSVVTNNVGQQYQTLRPLLSDFVLSMPRGAAVVYPKDAGQIVTMADIFPGARVVEAGVGSGALSISLLRAVGDNGYLHSFERREEFADIARGNVETIFGGPHPAWKISLGDFQEEVVRSEAPGSVDRVVLDMLAPWECLDAVATVLAPGGVWINYVATVTQLSRTAEAIRADGRFTEPDAWESMVRGWHLEGLAVRPDHRMVAHTGFLLVTRRLADGVTGISVKRRPSKTDFNEDDVNAWTPGAVGERLVSDKKLRRAARDAIAGTNVKDDPEVTN from the coding sequence ATGAGCAGCGAAACTGCCGCCAACAACATCACGCGGGGCGACACCGCAGACGCCGCCGGCACCACCGGGGTAGTACCCGTGGGTGCTGCCCGCCGCCGGGGTCCGTTCCGCGAAGGCGAGCGTGTGCAGCTGACTGACGAGCGCGGCCGGATGAACACCATCACCCTGGAAGCCGGGGGAGCGTTCCACACCCACCGGGGCTTCCTGAACCATGATGAAATCATCGGCCAGGCCGACGGATCCGTCGTGACCAACAACGTGGGGCAGCAGTATCAGACGCTCCGTCCGCTGCTCTCCGACTTCGTACTCTCCATGCCCCGCGGGGCTGCCGTGGTCTACCCCAAAGACGCCGGCCAGATCGTCACCATGGCGGACATCTTCCCCGGCGCCCGTGTAGTGGAAGCCGGGGTGGGGTCGGGTGCGCTGTCGATTTCGCTGCTGCGGGCAGTCGGCGACAACGGCTACCTGCACTCCTTTGAACGGCGCGAGGAATTTGCGGACATTGCCCGCGGCAACGTGGAAACAATCTTCGGCGGACCGCACCCCGCCTGGAAGATTTCCCTCGGCGACTTCCAGGAGGAAGTGGTCCGCAGCGAAGCCCCCGGGTCCGTCGACCGCGTGGTGCTGGACATGCTGGCACCCTGGGAATGCCTTGACGCCGTCGCCACTGTCCTCGCCCCGGGCGGCGTCTGGATCAACTACGTTGCCACCGTGACCCAGCTGTCCAGGACGGCGGAAGCGATCCGGGCCGATGGCCGCTTCACCGAGCCCGACGCCTGGGAATCCATGGTCCGCGGCTGGCACCTGGAGGGTCTTGCCGTGCGGCCGGACCACCGCATGGTGGCCCACACAGGATTCCTGCTGGTCACCCGCAGGCTCGCGGACGGCGTCACCGGTATCTCGGTAAAGCGCCGGCCGTCCAAGACGGACTTCAACGAGGACGACGTCAACGCCTGGACTCCCGGCGCTGTGGGTGAGCGGCTCGTCTCCGACAAGAAGCTCCGCCGCGCTGCCCGCGACGCCATCGCCGGAACCAACGTCAAGGACGACCCGGAGGTCACGAACTAG
- a CDS encoding PAC2 family protein produces the protein MNSFDGDTSEPGATPEPERLLQPVPDGQRITVMLAAFEGWNDAGEAASDALRYLNKLWGGKKVASIDADEYYDFQFTRPTIRRTSSGERKIKWPSTRIYKASAPDANVDVIFVQGTEPSYKWRAYTAELLVHAEALHVDYVILVGALLADVPHSRPIPVSTSTDDSALRERMNLEASQYEGPVGIVGVLSEVALLAGLPTVSLWAAVPHYVAQAPSPKAQLALLHKIEELLQVPLDTHELAEEADAWERGVDELATEDPEIAAYVRQLEEAKDTADLPEASGESIAREFERYLKRRGKDKQ, from the coding sequence ATGAATAGCTTCGACGGAGACACCAGCGAACCGGGTGCCACGCCCGAGCCGGAGCGGCTGCTACAGCCCGTGCCAGACGGCCAGCGCATCACTGTGATGCTCGCCGCCTTTGAAGGCTGGAATGATGCCGGCGAAGCAGCGAGCGACGCCTTGCGTTACCTGAACAAACTGTGGGGCGGCAAAAAGGTGGCATCGATTGATGCAGACGAGTACTACGACTTCCAGTTCACACGGCCAACCATCCGCCGGACGTCATCCGGGGAACGCAAAATCAAATGGCCGTCCACGCGGATCTACAAAGCCAGTGCCCCGGACGCGAATGTCGATGTGATCTTTGTCCAAGGCACGGAGCCGTCCTATAAGTGGCGGGCCTATACCGCTGAGCTGCTGGTCCATGCCGAGGCCCTGCACGTGGACTACGTCATCCTGGTGGGCGCCCTGCTCGCTGATGTGCCGCACAGCCGACCCATCCCGGTGAGCACGTCCACTGATGACAGCGCCCTCCGGGAACGCATGAACCTTGAAGCCTCGCAGTACGAAGGCCCGGTGGGGATTGTCGGCGTACTTTCGGAAGTGGCACTGCTGGCCGGCTTGCCTACAGTGTCCCTCTGGGCGGCCGTTCCGCACTATGTCGCGCAAGCCCCCTCCCCCAAGGCGCAGCTCGCCCTTCTTCATAAGATTGAGGAGTTGCTCCAGGTGCCGCTTGACACCCACGAACTGGCTGAGGAAGCAGACGCATGGGAGCGCGGTGTGGATGAGCTCGCCACCGAGGACCCGGAGATTGCAGCGTACGTGCGGCAGCTGGAGGAAGCCAAGGACACCGCTGACCTTCCGGAGGCCAGTGGCGAGTCCATAGCGCGCGAATTCGAGCGCTACCTCAAACGCCGCGGCAAGGACAAGCAGTAG
- the mshC gene encoding cysteine--1-D-myo-inosityl 2-amino-2-deoxy-alpha-D-glucopyranoside ligase: MKSWISRPVPQLPGRMPAVRIFDTAEGAYSTLEATGEQSLYVCGITPYDATHMGHAASYVAFDLLNRAWRDGGQRVAYVQNVTDVDDPLLERATATGVDWRDLAASQIELFQTDMAALNVLAPDHYVGAVESIPEIVPAIERLLHLGLAYRVTGTPGEPDGDVYYDVEAASKHSAEAKDAWTLGSVSGLSETEMLELFAERGGDPGRRGKRQALDPLLWRVARDGEPSWAGGELGAGRPGWHIECTVIAQKYLPAPFTVQGGGSDLIFPHHEMGAGHAYSLAGVPLARHFAHAGMVGLDGEKMSKSKGNLVLVSKLRAAGEEPAAIRLAILAHHYRADWSWTEAGFAEAKSRLAEWRDALTMAPQGSAATLIAEMRGELANDLNAPGALAAVDRWAGDAKQHAGAGSPMDQALVSDAVNALLGVEL; this comes from the coding sequence GTGAAATCCTGGATCTCCCGCCCTGTCCCTCAGCTTCCGGGCCGCATGCCCGCCGTTCGGATTTTCGACACCGCCGAGGGCGCCTACAGCACCCTTGAAGCCACTGGCGAGCAGTCACTGTATGTCTGCGGCATCACCCCGTATGACGCAACCCATATGGGGCACGCGGCCAGCTATGTCGCTTTCGACCTGCTGAACCGTGCATGGCGCGACGGCGGCCAACGCGTCGCCTACGTCCAGAACGTGACCGACGTCGACGATCCCCTCCTTGAGCGGGCCACAGCAACGGGTGTTGACTGGCGAGACCTTGCCGCGAGCCAGATCGAGCTGTTCCAGACCGACATGGCTGCCCTCAACGTCCTGGCGCCGGACCACTACGTCGGGGCGGTCGAATCCATCCCGGAAATCGTTCCCGCCATTGAACGCCTCCTGCACCTAGGCCTGGCATACCGCGTTACCGGCACCCCCGGTGAGCCGGACGGCGACGTCTACTATGACGTCGAGGCCGCCAGCAAACACTCCGCGGAGGCCAAGGACGCATGGACCCTGGGATCGGTGTCCGGGCTCTCCGAGACTGAAATGCTGGAACTCTTCGCCGAACGCGGCGGCGACCCGGGCCGACGCGGCAAGCGGCAGGCCCTGGATCCGCTGCTTTGGCGGGTGGCCCGCGACGGCGAACCCAGCTGGGCCGGCGGCGAACTGGGGGCGGGCCGGCCAGGCTGGCACATTGAGTGCACGGTCATTGCGCAGAAGTACCTCCCGGCACCCTTCACCGTTCAAGGCGGAGGATCCGACCTCATCTTCCCGCACCACGAGATGGGCGCCGGACACGCCTATTCGCTGGCCGGCGTTCCCCTGGCACGGCATTTCGCCCACGCCGGGATGGTGGGCCTCGACGGCGAAAAGATGAGCAAATCCAAGGGAAACCTGGTTCTCGTATCCAAACTCCGGGCTGCCGGCGAGGAACCCGCAGCCATCCGCCTGGCAATCCTCGCCCACCATTACCGCGCGGACTGGTCCTGGACGGAGGCAGGCTTCGCAGAAGCAAAATCCAGGCTTGCCGAGTGGCGGGACGCCCTGACCATGGCCCCGCAGGGTTCCGCCGCCACGCTTATCGCGGAGATGCGGGGCGAGCTGGCCAACGACCTGAACGCCCCCGGCGCCCTCGCGGCCGTGGACCGCTGGGCCGGCGACGCCAAGCAGCACGCAGGGGCCGGCTCGCCGATGGACCAGGCGCTGGTCAGTGACGCCGTCAACGCCCTGCTCGGCGTCGAACTCTAA
- a CDS encoding site-2 protease family protein, which yields MTDPAGGSDPKVANGRREGISLGRIAGIRVVLAYSWFIIAAFTVIVYGPVLEGQYPDMGITAYYVAFAYALLLLLSVLVHELAHALTAKIFHWPTEKIVLNLWGGHTQFEGFTATPGRSVLVAMAGPAANIVLAGAGWLFILATDPSGVAGILSNIFVWANLLIGIFNVLPGLPLDGGRLVESAVWKATGSQEKGTVAAGWAGRIIVIALAVWFVLLPLVRGERPDVSLMLITVLVGSFLWMGASASIQHGRLRSRLHLVNAAALAEPAVGIPESSTVADVLRLAPQGTPAIVLCGSDGRPAGIVSDVAAASVPAGAAATTPATAVAHALSAGAYVPEWSQGQELVQYLAQLEGHEYAVVDHHGKVTGLLRQQAVVTAITGKETRRTGRAKAQNR from the coding sequence TTGACTGACCCGGCAGGCGGCAGCGACCCGAAGGTTGCCAACGGCCGCAGGGAAGGCATATCGCTGGGACGCATCGCGGGTATCAGGGTAGTCCTGGCGTATTCGTGGTTCATCATTGCTGCGTTCACCGTAATTGTGTACGGACCGGTGCTCGAGGGCCAGTACCCGGACATGGGAATTACCGCCTACTACGTGGCCTTCGCCTATGCCCTGCTCCTGCTCCTCTCAGTACTTGTCCACGAACTCGCGCACGCCCTGACGGCCAAGATCTTCCACTGGCCCACGGAGAAAATCGTGCTTAACCTCTGGGGCGGCCACACCCAGTTCGAGGGCTTCACCGCGACGCCGGGCCGCTCGGTGCTGGTGGCCATGGCCGGCCCTGCTGCGAACATCGTCCTGGCGGGGGCCGGCTGGCTGTTCATCCTTGCCACGGATCCCTCCGGCGTGGCGGGGATCCTGTCCAACATCTTTGTGTGGGCGAACCTGCTCATTGGCATCTTCAACGTCCTACCCGGGCTGCCGCTCGACGGCGGCCGCCTCGTTGAGTCCGCTGTCTGGAAAGCCACCGGCAGCCAGGAAAAGGGCACCGTGGCCGCTGGCTGGGCGGGTCGGATCATCGTCATCGCCCTGGCGGTCTGGTTCGTCCTGCTTCCGCTGGTGCGCGGCGAGCGCCCCGACGTTTCACTGATGCTCATCACCGTGCTGGTGGGCAGTTTCCTCTGGATGGGGGCGTCGGCGTCCATCCAGCACGGGAGGCTTCGGAGCCGGCTGCACCTTGTCAACGCAGCCGCCCTCGCAGAACCAGCGGTCGGAATACCCGAATCCTCCACCGTGGCCGATGTCCTCCGGCTTGCTCCGCAAGGCACCCCCGCCATCGTTCTCTGCGGATCGGACGGTCGTCCTGCCGGAATCGTCTCCGATGTCGCCGCCGCCTCCGTTCCCGCGGGCGCCGCAGCAACAACCCCCGCCACCGCAGTGGCGCACGCCCTCAGCGCCGGTGCATACGTGCCCGAATGGTCCCAGGGCCAGGAGCTGGTGCAGTACCTTGCACAGCTTGAGGGCCACGAGTACGCAGTGGTGGACCACCACGGAAAAGTGACCGGACTGCTACGCCAGCAGGCCGTGGTGACCGCCATTACAGGCAAAGAAACGCGCCGCACCGGGCGCGCCAAGGCGCAGAACCGGTAG
- the arc gene encoding proteasome ATPase, producing the protein METPNNDSSRTPDEAAGAVDPENARYVANELSVADRQVNILRDKLRHIDRQLAAATQNNSKLVGMLETAKAEILRLKNALDQEGQPPYSFGTILQLNPKRQPTAGNSGQAATEESVDIFNAGRKMRVGVSPLVNMNQLAVGQEVLLNEALLVVAGLGYERAGELVTLKEMLGTDRALVVGRADEERVIRLSGALMSEKLRVGDALSIDSRTGYALEKVPRSEVENLVLEEVPDITYEDIGGLGPQIEQIRDAVELPFLHPDLYREHGLKAPKGILLYGPPGCGKTLIAKAVANSLAARAAERTGNVDLKSYFLNIKGPELLDKYVGETERHIRLIFSRAREKASDGSPVVVFFDEMDSLFRTRGTGISSDVETTIVPQLLSEIDGVERLDNVIVIGASNREDMIDPAILRPGRLDVKVKIQRPDAEAAADIFYKYITTDLPFHESDLAEHGGDVQATVDAMIQRTVEAMYSTEKSNEYLEVTYANGDTEMLYFKDFNSGAVVQNVVDRAKKYAIKDLLTSQQKGIRIDHLLRAVVDEFREHEDMPNTTNPDDWARISGKKGERITYIRTIVQGKAGQEPGKSIETMPNTGQYL; encoded by the coding sequence ATGGAGACTCCGAACAACGACTCCTCACGGACACCGGACGAGGCCGCAGGGGCAGTGGACCCTGAGAACGCCCGCTACGTGGCCAACGAACTCTCAGTTGCGGACCGTCAGGTGAACATCCTCCGGGACAAACTGCGGCACATAGACCGCCAGCTTGCCGCCGCGACACAGAACAACTCAAAACTGGTGGGCATGCTGGAAACCGCGAAAGCGGAAATCCTGCGCCTCAAGAACGCCCTGGACCAGGAAGGTCAGCCGCCCTACAGCTTTGGGACCATTCTGCAGCTGAACCCCAAACGGCAGCCCACGGCGGGCAACAGCGGCCAGGCAGCCACGGAAGAATCAGTGGACATCTTCAACGCCGGCCGCAAAATGCGCGTCGGGGTGAGCCCGCTGGTGAACATGAACCAGCTCGCCGTGGGGCAGGAAGTCCTCCTCAACGAAGCACTGCTGGTGGTGGCCGGACTCGGCTATGAACGCGCCGGGGAACTGGTCACGCTCAAGGAGATGCTGGGGACCGACCGTGCCCTTGTTGTGGGACGCGCTGACGAGGAACGGGTCATCCGCCTTTCCGGGGCGCTGATGTCGGAAAAGCTCCGCGTGGGCGACGCCCTCTCCATCGACTCGCGGACGGGGTATGCCCTCGAGAAGGTTCCGCGCTCGGAGGTGGAAAACCTTGTGCTCGAAGAGGTTCCGGACATCACGTACGAGGACATCGGCGGCCTGGGCCCGCAGATCGAACAGATCCGGGATGCCGTCGAGCTGCCGTTCCTGCACCCGGACCTGTACCGCGAGCACGGTCTGAAGGCTCCCAAGGGAATCCTCCTCTACGGCCCGCCGGGATGCGGCAAGACGCTGATCGCCAAGGCCGTGGCCAATTCGCTTGCCGCCCGGGCGGCCGAACGCACCGGGAACGTGGACCTGAAGAGCTACTTCCTTAACATCAAGGGCCCGGAGCTCCTGGACAAGTACGTCGGCGAAACCGAGCGCCACATCCGCCTGATTTTCTCGCGTGCCCGTGAGAAGGCCTCGGACGGCAGCCCCGTTGTTGTGTTCTTCGATGAGATGGATTCGTTGTTCCGTACCCGCGGCACCGGCATCTCCTCGGACGTGGAAACGACCATCGTGCCCCAGCTACTGAGCGAGATCGACGGCGTCGAACGCCTGGACAACGTGATTGTCATCGGCGCGTCCAACCGCGAGGACATGATCGACCCGGCCATCCTGCGCCCGGGCCGGCTGGACGTCAAGGTCAAGATCCAGCGGCCGGATGCGGAAGCCGCCGCCGATATCTTCTACAAGTACATCACCACGGACCTTCCGTTCCATGAGTCCGACCTCGCCGAACACGGTGGCGACGTCCAGGCGACCGTCGACGCCATGATCCAGCGCACCGTTGAAGCAATGTACTCCACCGAGAAATCCAACGAGTACCTTGAGGTGACATACGCCAACGGCGATACCGAGATGCTGTACTTCAAGGACTTCAACTCCGGCGCCGTGGTGCAGAACGTGGTTGACCGTGCCAAGAAGTACGCCATCAAGGACCTGCTGACCTCCCAACAAAAGGGCATTCGCATCGACCACCTGCTGCGCGCCGTGGTCGACGAATTCCGCGAGCACGAGGATATGCCCAACACCACCAACCCGGATGACTGGGCGCGGATCTCCGGTAAGAAGGGTGAACGCATCACCTATATCCGCACGATCGTCCAGGGCAAGGCAGGACAGGAACCCGGGAAATCCATCGAGACAATGCCCAACACGGGCCAGTACCTGTGA
- a CDS encoding HAD family phosphatase encodes MRSSASQPLLKAALWDMDGTIVDTEPYWIEAEHALVAAHGGQWSHAQAMQLVGQSLVFSAGVLQKAGVKLEAREIIDSLTAQVVSKVRKSVPWRPGARELLDQLHEAGIRCALVTMSEGPLAREVVAALPKPYFEFLVTGDTVTNGKPHPEAYLKAVELLQQGDTALTIADCVALEDSAPGVAAAMASGVATVAIPHIVPLPDDPARATWHSLEGRTVADLEQLVARRNEFAAADIGLENAAFRSHGLD; translated from the coding sequence ATGCGATCCTCAGCCTCCCAGCCACTTCTCAAAGCCGCTTTATGGGACATGGATGGCACCATCGTCGACACTGAACCGTACTGGATCGAGGCTGAGCACGCGCTCGTGGCCGCCCACGGCGGACAGTGGTCCCACGCGCAGGCCATGCAGCTGGTGGGACAGTCCCTGGTCTTCTCGGCCGGGGTTCTCCAGAAAGCCGGAGTCAAGCTCGAGGCCCGGGAAATCATCGACTCGCTGACGGCCCAGGTCGTCAGCAAAGTCCGCAAGTCCGTTCCCTGGCGGCCGGGGGCGCGCGAACTGCTGGACCAGCTCCATGAGGCAGGCATCCGATGCGCCCTGGTGACGATGTCCGAGGGGCCGCTTGCACGCGAGGTTGTCGCAGCGCTGCCGAAGCCATACTTCGAATTCCTGGTCACCGGCGACACCGTCACCAACGGCAAGCCCCACCCGGAGGCCTACCTCAAAGCAGTCGAACTGCTCCAGCAAGGGGACACCGCACTGACCATCGCCGATTGCGTTGCGCTCGAAGATTCGGCGCCCGGCGTGGCTGCCGCTATGGCCTCGGGAGTGGCGACTGTGGCGATCCCGCACATCGTGCCGCTTCCGGACGATCCGGCCCGGGCCACGTGGCATTCCCTCGAGGGCCGTACCGTGGCCGACCTCGAGCAACTGGTGGCCCGGCGCAACGAATTTGCGGCAGCGGACATCGGCCTGGAGAACGCAGCGTTCCGGAGCCACGGCCTTGACTGA